GCAGCCCACAATGCTAACTTTGATATTCGAGTTTTACGCCAGACAATGGCAATGTTTAATTTACAAGCGCCATCTTATTACGCAATAGATACTGTGCGGACTTCCCGTAAATTATATCCCGAAATGCCTAATCATAAATTGAACACTGTTGCCAGTTTGTTAAAAATACCTCTCCATCATCACCACCACGCTCTTGATGATACCATTGCTTGTGCAGAAATTCTAATTAAAACTGCTGCGCAATTTGGTGAGGAACCAATTAAAAAGATGACCAAAATTATTTCTTAGGTCATCTTTTTTAATTACTTTTTATCAAAGTCTTGAAATAGACTATTTAACAAATGGTGATAGTGTTGACCAAGTGCTTGAAATTCTAATTGACGCTGAAGTGCAGTTTGACGCGTAATTTTAATCCGCAAATAAGTTGATGGCAATTGCTCAGCAATAAATTGGGACCATTCAATAATCACTACCCCATCACCATTGAAATATTCATTCAAACCCAATTCATCAGCTGAAGAATTCTCCAAGCGATACATATCCATATGATATAAAGGAATCCTTCCAGTTTGATATTCTCTAATCAAAGTAAAAGTGGGACTTTTAACTGGACGAGTGATATCTAATCCGCGAGCAATTCCTTGTGTCAATGTAGTTTTGCCAGCACCTAAGTCGCCATCTAACAAAATTAAATCTTGTGGTTGTAACAATTTACCTAACTTTTGTCCACAAGCCACAGTTTCAAGATAATTGTTAGTTATATATTTCATCTTTAATTTTGCAATGCTTGGGCAGCTGTAATTAAAGCTAACTTGTAAACATCTTCTTCGTTGCATCCCCGTGATAAATCAGATACTGGTTTATTTAATCCTTGAAGAATAGGTCCGATTGCTTCAAAACCACCAAAACGTTGTGCAATCTTGTAACCAATATTACCTGATTGTAACTCTGGGAAAACAAAGACAGTAGCTTGACCAGCCACTTGAGAATCTGGTGCCTTTTGTTGTGCAACTGTTGGTACAAAAGCAGCATCAAATTGTAATTCACCATCTAAAACTACTTCTGAATCCATCTCATGAGCTAATTTGGTTGCTTCAGCAACTTTAGTGACCTCATCACCTTTAGCAGATCCCTTAGTAGAAAAACTCAACATAGCAACTTTAGAATCAATATCAAATAACTGCGCCGTTTTAGCAGATGTTACCGCAATTTCAGCTAATTCTTGTGCACTAGGATTAATATTTATTGCACAATCAGCGAACAAATAACGTTGATCGTCTTTTTGCATGATGAAAGCACCGCTAGTTCTGGTTAAACCAGGTTTAACTTTAATGATTTGTAACGCAGGACGTACTGTATCACCTGTAGGATGAATAGCTCCGGAAACCATCCCATCTACTTGATCTAAATAGACTAACATTGTACCGAAATAATTAGGATCGCGTAACATCTGTTGTGCTTGTTCAGCCGTATTTTTACCGTGACGACGTTCAACAAACGCAGACACCATCTGAGCAAACTCGGAGTAATTATCAGGATCTAAAATAGTAATATCGGATATATCAACAGTTGCACTTTGAGCTGCTGCTTGAACTTGCTTTGGATTACCTAAAAATACCGGCTCCAAAATTTTTTCTTGATGTAAACGAGCTGCCGCCTTTAAAATTCGAGCATCTGTTGCTTCTGGAAACACAATTCGTAAGTTTTTACCATCAATTTTTTGTTTTAATGATTCAAATAATTCCATTATAATGCCTCCTAATTTTCTTTTACTTCTTCTGGCAGCTGCCAGTTAATTGGTGTTTCACCATATTTCTCTAACGCATCATTAGTCTGAGAAAAGGGACGGGAACCAAAGAAACCATAATTGGCTGAAAAAGGGCTTGGATGAGTAGAACTAATAATTGTATTTTGAGCGGTATCAATTAAGACTGATTTTGACTTTGCAGCCTTTCCCCAAAGTATAAAGACAACGTGTCCCTTTTTAGAAAGTTCACTAATGGCCTTATCTGTTAATTTTTCCCAGCCTTTACCTTGATGAGAAAACGCTTGACCCTTGCGAACTGTCAAAACTGAATTTAATAGCAAAACGCCTTGATCCGCCCAACTTTTCAAATATCCATGGTTAACTGGTGTAATGCCCAAATCAGCTTGTAATTCTTTATAAATATTTTGTAAAGAAGGTGGCACCTTATTACCCGGCAAAACGGAAAAACTCAAACCATGCGCTTGATGTGGGCCATGATAAGGATCTTGACCTAAAATTACTACTTTCGTATCTTTAAACGATGTCCATTCAAAAGCTTGAAAGATATGATACATGTCTGGATAAATGGTCTGTGTTTGATATTCAGATTTTAAAAACTGATGTAACTGCCGATAATAATCCTTGTCAAATTCCGGTCCTAAAATATCTTGCCAATCATTTTTTATTAATTGTTTCAACTCAATACTCACCCTACTTATGTTAAAATTTCAATATAAAGTTGAGAGGAGATTTACTCGTGATTAAATTAATTGCTTCTGATATGGATGGCACCTTATTAAATAATAAATCAATTGTATCGCAAGACAATATTGCAGCTATTGAAGCTGCTCATCGTGCACACATTAAATTCGTCGTTGCCACCGGTCGAGGTTTATCTGAAGCTGCACCTTTAGTACAAGAATTAAATCAACGTCCCGATTTTATCACCCTCAATGGTGCCCTAGTTTATAATCAACAACTGCAACCAGTTGTTAAACTGCCTATTACTAACGAAGCTTTAACTGCTAGTTTAAATATTCTTGCGCAACATCACCTTTATTATGAAATCGTAACCACTGACGGTATCTATTCTACCAGTAGAATCCAACGAATTCAAAACACAGCTTACTTTTTAAAAAAATTAAATCCAACTCTATTGTATAAGATGGCAGTCGCACGAGCAACATCTCGCAGTGAATTAATGAATATTACTTACGTCAATAATTTTGCTCCCCTTTTAAAAAATCCGCAAACTGAAGTGATGAAAATTTTAACATTTAAAGGAAAAAATGCACAAGATTTCAGCGATGCTCGCCAAGAATTACAGAATTTAGATGATATCATTGTTACCTCATCATCACCTAACAATATTGAAATTAATAGCCAAAAAGCTCAAAAAGGAATTGCTCTAACTAAATTTGCTGCTGAACAAGGTATACAAATGCAAGAAGTCATGGCCATTGGTGATAATCTGAATGATCAATCAATGATTTTAGCAGCAGGAATCGGAGTGGCTATGGATAACGCTATTGAACCAATTAAAGAAATTGCTCAATATCAAACTAGTGATAATAATCATAATGGAGTCGCTCAGGCCATTTGGCATGCTATTAAATTGAACCGCACCATGGAGAGGAATGGTAAAAATAATTGATTTTTTATATGCAATTTAATGCTGCTAATATTCCGGGAGTTATTGAGGTTACAAATGTTAAACAAGAACAGCTTTATTATTTAATAAGAACCCAGCCCCACTGGAAAACTAGCTATAATTTATTAGGCATTAGTCAAGATGTTATTGGTCAGATTAAACAAATATCTTCTAGTAATTGGCCTAACTTTAAAATAACAATTGGTTCACAAGCAATTACCAATGTTTATCATGTCAGTAATTCACGCCATCAACTAATGATAGCACCTAGTTTGCATTGGATTATTAAGGGTAACCTTTTTGAAAATAATTATATTGTCCATAATTTTCATCATAAATTAATAATGACGGTTGATAATATTTATTTTAAAAATGGACATGAAGGCTACTTGCTCAATATTGAAGACACAGCTGAACCTAAAATTGGCATTTTATTGGCGGCAGTTCTTAATCAAACTAGTCGTAATACTAAAAATAAGCGCTCTATTGAGCGCTTAAAAGGTCAACAAATGAAAGTTAGCTTAAAAAGAAATATCGATATGCATTTCAACAAACGCTAATTTTCATAATAAAAAATCATAACTTTTTTTGCATATGATAATATTGATGACTACCAATTGGCATTTCACCTACAATCTCAAATCCCAAATGTTGATAAAGCTTTGAAGCTTTGTTATTTGTAAAATCTACATTTAAACCCAAGACAGAAGCATCAAAGAACTGGGGGATTGCTTGAATGAGTTGCGTAGCAATACCCTTTCCTTGATAGTTGGGTGCCACCGCTAAACAGTCTAAATACCATTCTCCAGGTAAACTCTCTTTATCAGGAAAAAGCTCAAAATTGGCTCCTAAACCATATTCTTGGGCGACAGATTGATAGTATTCATCAATTTGTGCTTCCATTTCTGCAGGATATCCCACTAACACCCCTACTACTTGTTGATCAATCTCAGCCACAAGCGTATTTTGATAATTATAATGCGTTCCCGGCTTATCAAAAGCATCTTCTAGCAAACTTTTAATTTGCTGAGGATGCTTTTGCATTGTCTTTAACTCCATATCGATAAAAATTGGTTCTAAAATCTTAAAAACTATTGAAGCATCTTTTTTTTGCGCTTGTCTAATCATAATCCACCTTTACTAAAATTATTCAAATATAATAGATACTCTAATATAGAATCTATTTAAAGACAAATTTTTAGTTTGATAATTAGACCAAAACAAAAAAGCCGTTACCGGCTTTAATGTTATCGTTTGTTGATGTTTTTATTATCATCAAGCTTTCCTGATGACAATTTAAATAATAACAGTAAAATAATTAAAAATAAAGCCACATTTTAGCAAATATGTCCCGCTTTGGGAACTTTTTATTGCATTGTATCATTATTGAAGTGGAATAAAAACATTTCAAGCCCACAATTTAATTTTTTAATAATAACTTCAGGCTTTGCTTGTAATTGCGAATCAAACCAATCCATCAAATTATACAATATCCCAGCTACCATAAAATCCAATTCATATGGATACTTATTAAGGAATATCTTAAAATAAGGACCATAATCTTGTTTATCAATATAGGTCAACAAAAATTGCTTTAGCATTTCTAATAAATAAAATTGTTGTTTTTGATTAACCAATAATTGATATACATTAAGACAACAAATACGATGATGAACAATATAACTAATACTGTAATCAATTAGTTGCGGCCAACTATTTAATTTTTGCTGTAGTAATCTCTGCAAATCTTGACGCAACATTTCAAGACACAAATCTTGCATCCCCGCAGGAAAATTACGATAAATTGTACTACGGCTCATAGCACTATAAGCAGTTAATTCTTTAATAGTTAAATTACAGCCTTGCGGCTGAGATAATAATTCACGTAATTTTTGTATTAAATAAGCAGTTGTCGCCACTGTTGTCATTAAAATCGTCCTCACGTATTTATTACTTAATGCAAAACGTTCTTTAAATTGCGGCGAATTTCACGTTCTTGATCGCGCCGTTTCAAAGTTTCCCGCTTGTCATAAAGTTTTTTACCTTCAGCTACTCCTATCAAAACTTTAGCAAAACCATGTTTCAGATAGACCTTTAAAGGGACAATTGTAATTCCTTTTTTCTGAATTTGATTTGCTATTTTTTTAATCTCTTTTTTGTGTAGAAGCAACTTACGATTACGTAAAGGATCATGATTGAACTGATTTCCTTGATCATATGGACTAATATGCACATTGGAGAGTAACAATTCGCCATTATGAATTTGCGCAAAACCGTCTTTAATATTAATTCTTCCAGCTCGAATTGATTTAATCTCTGTGCCTGTTAAAGCCATTCCCGCTTCATATGTGTCCAAAATATTATAATTATGGCGCGCTTTTTTGTTAGTAGCCATCACATTAGCCGGTTTTTGGGGGTGTTTTTTCAACACAATCACCTTCTTCAAGCGAAATTATGATTTACGCTCATATTTATTGCTTCGATTACCTGAATATTTGTGTTTATGATCAGTATTACTATTTTGTCGACGTCGATTGGAAAAACTACGTTTAGCTTCTTGGCGTCTTTGTTTTTCTGCGTCAGCACGTTCTTGTTCTTCTGCAGTGAGCACCGGTTCAAAATCTACTTGGCGTTGTTGGGCATCAGCTCGAATTAAGCGTACCTTAATAGGGTCACCCATTGTATAGGTTTTATGGGTACTCTTGCCTACCAGGGATAATTCTTTTTCGTGATATTCATAATAATCATCTAACATATTGGATATATGCACTAGACCTTCAACTGTGTTTTCTAAAGAAACAAACATTCCAAAGCTCATCACAGAATTAATGACTCCATCATATTCTTGACCAACTTTATCCATCATAAATTCTGCTTTTTTCAGATCATCAACAGCTCGTTCTACATCAATCGATTTCCGTTCACAAGCTGAAGTATTCACTGCAACCTCAGGTAATTGTTCATCCCATTTATCTTGAATTGGTAATTCTGTTCCCTCATCTGCATAACTATGAATCATCCGATGAACCATTAAGTCAGGATAACGTCTAATGGGCGAAGTGAAATGTGTATAATAAGTTGCTGCCAAGCCAAAATGTCCTAGAGGATCAGGCGAATATTTAGCCTGTTGCAAGCTACGCAATAACATAGTTGTAATAACCGTTTCTTGAGGCTTACCGGCAACTTTTTCTAAAACTGTTTGAAACATTTTAGGAGTAACATCATTGGCATTACCTGGAACAGATAAACCAAAAGAACTAGCAATTTCAAAAAAGTTTTTTACTTTATCGCCATCTGGCTGTTCATGAACTCGATACAAGAAAGGCACGTGCATTTTATTATAATGTTCTGCAACAGTTTCATTTGCTGCCAACATAAATGACTCAATCATTTTTTCTGAAGTTCCGCGTTCACGTAATTTAATATCGAGTGGTTTACCATTCTCATCAACAATAATTTGAGCTTCAGTTTCTTCAAAATCAATGGCACCTCGTTGGTGACGCATATTAAAGAGAATATCATGCAATTGTGCCATTTCTTCTAACATTGGTACTAACTCTTGATATTTTGTACGTAATTGCTCATCGCCGTCTAAGATTTTATTGACATTATTATAGGTTAAACGTGCATGAGAACGAATCACACTTGGATAAATTTCATGGTGCACAACTTTTCCATCAGCATTAATCTCCATGTCACAAGTTAATGTACACCGATCTTCTCCTGGATTTAGGGAACAAATTCCATTGGACAAGCGAAATGGCAGCATTGGAATCACACGGTCAACTAAATAGGTACTTGTGCCCCGTTCATAAGCTTCTTTATCTAACCAACTATCAGGTTTAACATAGTGGGTCACATCAGCAATATGCACCCCTAAATGATAATTGCCATTCTCTAATTTCCAAACAGTAACAGCATCATCAAAGTCTTTGGAATCATCACCATCAATTGTGACAACTTGTTGTTTAGTATTGTCGCGCCGACCTTGCCAGTCTTGAGGCTGTAACTTATCCGGAATGGTTTGCGCTTCTTGGAGCACTTCTGGTGGAAACTCATCTTTGACATCATTTTGATAAACAATTGTCATTTCATCTACGCCAGGGGCATTTTTATTGCCTAAAGTCTTCAAAGCAATTCCCATCATACTCCGTGGAAATTGATCATTCGGATAAGATTCAATCTCTACTTGCACCATATCTCCCATTTGCGGCACAAGACCATTACTTTTAATAAATACCGGATTGTTGGCTAATTTTTTTTCATAGCTGTGAACATAACCAATTAATCCTGTTTTTTGGGCTTGAACATCGCTATAAGGCATGAATTCACCCACTAGCTGTTTCACACCATGGTCAATGATTTTAGTAATCTTACCTTCGGCTCCATTATCGCCCCAAGGATTAGCTGGTTTTATAATTTTAACTTCTACTTCATCATCATTAATTGCATGTAGAGTATTAGGTTTTGCAATAAAAATATCCGGCTCCTCTTCATCATAGCGCACAAAGCCGAATCCCCGATCATTAGCCCGAAAATTTCCTGTTACAGTCTGATTAATTGGGGCTAACTTAAATTGATTATTATTATTGACAGCAATTTTATCTTCGCCTTCTAACACAGCTAAGGCTTTTAAAACCCGATTATACGCTGTCGTTCCATGCAGACGAAGAAAATCTGTAATTTGTTGAGCTGTATATTTACGTTCTGGATATTGTCGAAAAACTTCAAGAACATCCGAGATTAATTTATTTTTTTCAAATTCCATTAAGTTTGTTATACTCCCGTTAATATAATGAATTTTAGATAGTTTTTAACTTTAATAAATACTATTCCAAAGTCAAATTTTTTATTCTTAATACACAGCAAAAACTGTTGTTATTATTTCAATTGTTCAAGAAATTTCAGTAAATCTTTCTCTAATTGTGGTCGCGCTGAGTTAACTGTAATTACATGACCTGCATCTTGATATAAATGAAAATCAGTCTCAGTCGTTAAATGAGACTGTAGCTGTTGGGCTGCTTGATAATTAACCATTTCATCTTTGGTACCATGACCAATGAATACCGGTTGCTTAATTTTGGCTAACTGTTGCCCTACTTCTAAGGTTGCTTGAGAAATAGAGTCTAAAGCTGGGCCTAATAAGCGCTCAATCGTCCTTTGATGCTGGGCCTGTTGGGCAATACTTATTTGCTGCAACTGATCTATTTTTCGTGCATATTCAAAAAATCCCGCACGTACATTAGTAAAATCCTGTGAAAATAATGGTGAACCCAAAACTCCCCCGCCTTTAATTTGCGGATAAGTTTCTAGAGCTTTTAAAGCAAATATTGAACCTAATGATAACCCAAAAATCGCGGTAACTTTTTTGTTTTGCTGTTGCACAAACTCTATTGCCTTTTGCGTATCATTCCACCAAGCAGTCACACTTCCCTTATTCAAAATATCTAAAGGATTATTTGTGCCGTGTCCGCTAAAAAGCGGTGCATAAACACTAAATTGGGCTTGCTTTAATCTTCTCATAACTGCTCGAAAATCATTAGGTGAACCTGTATACGAATGTAACAAAATAATTGTTTGGGAATCCTGATTTATAAATAATGTTTTAGGGGGAACTATTGCCATTGTAAAAACCTCACAATACAAAAAAATCCTACTGCAAAAAACAGGAGGATTTAATTACTATTTTGACGATAAGAAAGCCAATGCTAACGCACAAACAAAGAAAATAATTGCTAATACTGTCGTCACTTTTTCCATGAATGCTTCAAAGCCCCGCTTCTTTTGGGTATTAAATAAATCACCCGCACCGCCAGACAAAGCATTCAAAGCATCTTGTTGTTTTTGTGGTTGCATCATAACGGCAATAACAATCAAAATTGAATCAATAATCAGAATATTCATTATTAGATTATACACGTGTAAAACCTCCGCTACTAGCACTTCTACTAGAATAGCATAAAACAGACTTCTTTACCAGTAAGACATGATATAATAGTTAAAATAATCTAAAGAAGACCTGCTATGAATCAAAGACCACAATTTTCTTACAGCTAAATTGTCAAGAATTTCAACAATATTATTGGTATAAACAAGAACTACAAGAAATTTGCCGCCAGTATCACTTGCCTGTTAATGGTACAAAAGCTGAACTAACACAATACATTTTGCGTTTATTGCAAGGAGAAAAACCTCAAACCATTAAACCCCTTCGCAATATATCTACTACCTTTTTGCTAACGGCCAACCAAAACTAAACTATTAGCTAGTAATTTTCGTCTTAATAACCAAGCGCGTCAATTTTTCGCAAATTATTTTCACAAAGAAAATTTCCACTTCAAAAATCGATGGCGATTAAATTACGGGCTGTTCAACAAAATCAAGATCAAAATGCCACCGTCCAAGATTTAGTTGAAGCATACATACATCCTAATACTAGTAAAATAAATAACACTGACGAAGAAAAAACTTATCAATGGAATAATTTTGTCAAAGACTTTTGTGCTGATCCTCAAACTGAAAAATTTCCTAATAAACTGAAAACAGCTGCCATTTTATGGAAGCATGTCCGTGATAGTAATTTACCAAAAACTTATACTTCGTCGTTATTAACTAAATATGCGCAAGAAATTAATGCTTAATACACTTTACGTAATTTTTTTAGTAATTGCCATTTATGTTCACTGACAATCAATACTAAGCCGATAAGACTAAAACAGCTAATTGCTAAAGCCACTTTAGCTAAAATAGTGTATTGGTAGCTAATTTCAATATTATTAACTCCTGACTGAGTTTGTATTTGCACTGTACCCCGATGAGAACTATGTGCTGGCACTGTAACATTATTAATTGTTGCGTGAACTCCCTTATAAAATAAAATTGGTAAATCTAGTGTTGCCGATTTTTTATTATAATATTTGACTTGATATATATCCGGTGTCGTTTGATAATTCAACTTAGTTTTAACACCATCAACTAAAAATAGATGGTGCTTAATTTGTTTGCTATAAGGCAAACTTTTTTGGGGATAGTAGTCTAACTGATTGAATTCATGAATTTGACGGTTGATATTTTGAGATGTGATTATTGCTAAAGGCTGTGTTTGTTGAAACAATTGTTGTGCACTCATATAAACTTGCAACACACAAGCAGTCATTACCGTCAATAAAGTCATTAACTTGACAATAGCAGAAAATTTTTGGACGATTTTAACTAAAATATGACTCAAATAAATTGCCAAAAAGAAATTGGCAATATTTAAAAAACGCCACGGAAATTGTAGATAATTCAAAGGTGTATTTTGTAAAGATGACCAAGGAAAAATTTTAGTCGATAAAATCACTGCGATAATTGCTTCAATTGCAACAATGCGATAACTAAACTTATCTTGCCAAACGAATAAAACAATTAAAATAAGTGCAGCTATTGCAATGATTCCTAAAGAGTAACTGCGAATATCAGTATGCAGAGAATTTTTGAATAACAAATAAGGGCTTTGGGCAGTTTGGGCTAAATCCAGTAATGCTGGTCGATTAATTTGAAGTGCTCTCTTTTGTTCAATCATTGGAAGAAAAAAGCCAACACTGGTAATTATCACTAAAACTATTGCTTTTGCTCCATTGACAAGTAGTTCTCCCCAATATTGCCAATGATGTGAAACCTTATTGAACAATATTAAAATGGGCAATGGCAGCATTATTATAATAACCGTTACGGCAGTTAATGGATGAGTCAAAATAATTAAACTCATTCCTAACGCTAATATTGGCCAACTTTCAAATTCTCCAGCCAATAATTTAGCTGCTGCATAAAATACCATCGGCATAAAGATATAGGAAAGATACTCAGCAACACCGACACGATAGAAAACACTAGCTAAGCGGAAGAATGATAATGTGTAAATAATGGCAAACAATAATGACTGTAAGGTATTGTGCGCCCATTTATTCATAAAATAATAAGCGCTGACCATTGTTAAAAAGGTAATCAATGTTAAAAAAATCAAAAACCCTAATAATGGTGTTCCGACTAATTTGTAGATTAGATATCCTGGCAAAATGGTTAACCATGGATAAAACATATTAGTAAAATTACCCACATGATTCCAATAATCAAAATTAGTCGGCGATTCTAAAATATTGCCTAAACTATCAATTCGATTCCAATGAAACAATAAATCATAACTATCTAACAAATGAATGGAGCCATGTGGTGCAAATAAAAAAGTATAAAAAATACTAATAATTAAAAAAGTTAGACCAATGATGGTGTACTTGATAATTTTATTATGATTAGCCATCATATCTCCTTTGGTATTTAAAAAATTTATGGTGCAAAACCATTTTATATTACACAGCTTAATCCCTTAATAATTTTCTAAGAGGCGGTAGTTATCTTGTTGACTTACATAGTATAACATGTTAATAATTTATATTTTAAATCAGATATGTACCAAAAAAGCCGATCTCAGTTTCAAGACCGGCTTTTAATTAGTTTAGAGCTTATTTATTAATGTTGTAAAAACTCTTAGAACCCTTGTATTCAGCAGCTGATCCTAATTGCTCTTCAATCCGCATTAATTGATTGTATTTAGCAATCCGGTCTGTCCGACTCATGGAACCAGTCTTAATTTGACCAGCATTAGTTGCAACAACCAAGTCAGCAATTGTGGTATCTTCAGTTTCACCAGAACGGTGAGAAACAATTGCTGTATAACCAGCTTCTTTAGCCATTTCAATAGCTTCAAATGTTTCTGTTAAAGTACCAATTTGGTTAACCTTGATTAAGATAGAGTTAGCGACA
The nucleotide sequence above comes from Bombilactobacillus bombi. Encoded proteins:
- a CDS encoding 6-pyruvoyl-tetrahydropterin synthase-related protein; this translates as MANHNKIIKYTIIGLTFLIISIFYTFLFAPHGSIHLLDSYDLLFHWNRIDSLGNILESPTNFDYWNHVGNFTNMFYPWLTILPGYLIYKLVGTPLLGFLIFLTLITFLTMVSAYYFMNKWAHNTLQSLLFAIIYTLSFFRLASVFYRVGVAEYLSYIFMPMVFYAAAKLLAGEFESWPILALGMSLIILTHPLTAVTVIIIMLPLPILILFNKVSHHWQYWGELLVNGAKAIVLVIITSVGFFLPMIEQKRALQINRPALLDLAQTAQSPYLLFKNSLHTDIRSYSLGIIAIAALILIVLFVWQDKFSYRIVAIEAIIAVILSTKIFPWSSLQNTPLNYLQFPWRFLNIANFFLAIYLSHILVKIVQKFSAIVKLMTLLTVMTACVLQVYMSAQQLFQQTQPLAIITSQNINRQIHEFNQLDYYPQKSLPYSKQIKHHLFLVDGVKTKLNYQTTPDIYQVKYYNKKSATLDLPILFYKGVHATINNVTVPAHSSHRGTVQIQTQSGVNNIEISYQYTILAKVALAISCFSLIGLVLIVSEHKWQLLKKLRKVY